The nucleotide window TAGCTTGGCGAGATGCCATAAAACAGGCCAAACAAGCCGCTGTCTGCCCGGCTACCGGCGCTGAAATGCTGGGTAAAGCTGACGTTCTGCTGAGCAAACTGCGCCAGGTGAGGCAGCGATTTCGCCAGCGTGCTCTGGTTCAGGCCATCAACGGTGATAATCAGTAAATTGTTGCGCGTCCCGCCGTCCCGGAACGTTATCTCATTCAGCGGGTAGGCGACAGAGACCGCTTCAGGATTACCCTGTTCGACCAGCCGGCGCTGATATTCCTGCGCATCCAGCAGGCCGTGACGCTCCAGGAAGCGGCGGGCGGTCATCGGATAGGAGAGCGGCAGGTTAGAACGCTGCATGGTAATCGGACGATAGAAGTTCGCATCCGCCCAGATATAGAGCAGATGGCTGGTGAAAAAGGCGGTAATAAACAGGATAGCGAGCGGTTTACCGAAGTTGCGCCTGTTCAGACTGCGAAGCTTCTGCCAGCTCCAGGTAGCAAACAGCATCTCCACCAGAAAAATGGCGGGCACGCTGATAAACATCAGCTGCCAGTCACGCGCCATCTCCGTCTGATCCGGGTTCACCACCAGCTGCCACACCACTGGATTGAGATGCAGGTGGAAGCGGTTGAACACCGCGCTGTCTACCAAAATCAGCGTCAACCCTGCGGTGGCGATAATGGCAGAAAGGAAGCGCAGCAGCCGCTGCGACATCACCACAAAGGTGAGCGGAAAGATAATCAGCAGGTAAGCGGCAAAAACGATAAAGCTGAAATGGCCTGTCCAACTGGTAAAGGCGTAAATGCGCCCGGCCAGCGAGGCCGGCCAGTCAGAAACAAACAGGTAGCGGCTGCCCAGCACAAAAGCCAGGATGATATTAAAGAGGGCAAACCAGTGCCCCCAGCTAATCATCTGGGAGACTTTTTCACGGTAGCGCTGCCGATTTG belongs to Erwinia pyri and includes:
- the yejM gene encoding LPS biosynthesis-modulating metalloenzyme YejM; the protein is MVTNRQRYREKVSQMISWGHWFALFNIILAFVLGSRYLFVSDWPASLAGRIYAFTSWTGHFSFIVFAAYLLIIFPLTFVVMSQRLLRFLSAIIATAGLTLILVDSAVFNRFHLHLNPVVWQLVVNPDQTEMARDWQLMFISVPAIFLVEMLFATWSWQKLRSLNRRNFGKPLAILFITAFFTSHLLYIWADANFYRPITMQRSNLPLSYPMTARRFLERHGLLDAQEYQRRLVEQGNPEAVSVAYPLNEITFRDGGTRNNLLIITVDGLNQSTLAKSLPHLAQFAQQNVSFTQHFSAGSRADSGLFGLFYGISPSYMDGVLSSRVPSALIDSLGKQGYQFGLFASDGFASPLYRQALLADFSLPPSQTQSNAQTTAQWQRWLESQKSQSSPWFSYLSLGGNEIKEGAGKNISRRYARTAADVDKQIQDVLTTLQEKGLMEKTVVVITAEHGVALDGDSSLGNRANLQVPLIVHWPDTPAQQVRKLTDHQDIMTTLMQRLLHVSTPAADYSQGEDLFAAQRRHNWVASSTDHQLVITTPTVTLVLDNSGSYTAWDENGNRLKDHKPQLALLLQVLTEEKRFIAD